A genomic region of Stenotrophomonas sp. NA06056 contains the following coding sequences:
- a CDS encoding fumarate hydratase, protein MTSIKQEDLIQSVADALQYISYYHPVDYIKNLAAAYEREESPAAKEAIAQILINSRMCAEGHRPICQDTGIVTVFLEIGMDVRWDDATMGVEDMANEGIRRAYLYPDNKLRASVLADPAGKRINTKDNTPGVVNVKVVPGNTVEVIVAAKGGGSEAKTKFAMLNPSDSIVDWVLKTVPTMGAGWCPPGMLGIGIGGTAEKAMLLAKEALMEPIDITELQARGASNRIEELRLELYEKVNALGIGAQGLGGLTTVLDIKINDYPTHAANLPVAMIPNCAATRHAHFTLDGSGPVMLDPPSLEDWPKLTYDASKGTRVDLDTVTPEDVANWKPGQTLLLNGKLLTGRDAAHKRMVDMLNKGEELPVDLKGRFIYYVGPVDPVRDEVVGPAGPTTATRMDKFTEQVLAQTGLLGMVGKAERGPAAIEAIKKHKSAYLMAVGGSAYLVSKAIKAAKVVGFADLGMEAIYEFTVEDMPVTVAVDSTGESVHKTGPREWQARIGKIPVVVE, encoded by the coding sequence GTGACATCGATCAAGCAGGAAGACCTCATCCAGTCCGTCGCCGACGCACTGCAGTACATCTCGTACTACCACCCGGTCGACTACATCAAGAACCTCGCCGCCGCCTACGAGCGCGAGGAGTCGCCGGCAGCGAAGGAGGCGATCGCGCAGATCCTGATCAACTCGCGGATGTGCGCCGAAGGCCACCGGCCGATCTGCCAGGACACCGGCATCGTCACCGTGTTCCTGGAAATCGGCATGGACGTGCGCTGGGATGACGCCACCATGGGTGTGGAGGACATGGCCAACGAGGGCATCCGTCGCGCCTACCTGTACCCGGACAACAAGCTGCGCGCCTCGGTGCTGGCCGATCCGGCCGGCAAGCGCATCAACACCAAGGACAACACGCCGGGCGTGGTCAACGTCAAGGTGGTGCCGGGCAATACCGTCGAGGTGATCGTCGCCGCCAAGGGCGGTGGTTCGGAAGCCAAGACCAAGTTCGCCATGCTCAACCCGTCCGACTCCATCGTCGACTGGGTGCTGAAGACCGTGCCGACCATGGGCGCCGGCTGGTGCCCGCCGGGCATGCTCGGCATCGGCATTGGTGGCACCGCCGAGAAGGCGATGCTGCTGGCCAAGGAAGCGCTGATGGAACCGATCGACATCACCGAGCTGCAGGCCCGTGGTGCATCCAACCGCATTGAAGAGCTGCGCCTGGAGCTGTACGAGAAGGTCAACGCGCTGGGTATCGGCGCGCAGGGCCTGGGTGGCCTGACCACCGTGCTCGACATCAAGATCAATGATTACCCGACGCATGCTGCCAACCTGCCGGTGGCGATGATTCCGAACTGCGCCGCCACCCGCCATGCGCACTTCACCCTGGACGGCAGCGGCCCGGTGATGCTGGACCCGCCGTCGCTGGAAGACTGGCCGAAGCTGACTTACGACGCCTCCAAGGGCACCCGCGTGGATCTGGACACGGTCACCCCGGAAGACGTGGCCAACTGGAAGCCGGGCCAGACCCTGCTGCTCAACGGCAAGCTGCTGACCGGCCGCGACGCCGCGCACAAGCGCATGGTCGACATGCTCAACAAGGGCGAGGAACTGCCGGTCGACCTGAAGGGGCGCTTCATCTACTACGTCGGTCCGGTCGATCCGGTGCGCGACGAAGTGGTGGGGCCGGCTGGTCCGACCACCGCCACCCGTATGGACAAGTTCACCGAACAGGTGCTGGCACAGACCGGCCTGCTGGGCATGGTCGGCAAGGCCGAGCGCGGCCCGGCGGCGATCGAAGCGATCAAGAAGCACAAGTCGGCCTACCTGATGGCCGTCGGCGGTTCGGCCTACCTCGTGTCCAAGGCGATCAAGGCGGCCAAGGTCGTCGGCTTCGCCGACCTGGGCATGGAAGCGATCTACGAGTTCACCGTGGAAGACATGCCGGTGACCGTGGCCGTCGATTCCACCGGCGAGTCGGTGCACAAGACCGGCCCTCGCGAATGGCAGGCCCGCATCGGCAAGATTCCCGTCGTGGTGGAGTGA
- a CDS encoding glutathione S-transferase family protein, with product MRTTLYGSTSTASLVVHWLLIELGIEHELILLDFDQREHKSADYLALNPAGRVPTLLIDGQVLTEAAAIALYLADRHPQAGLLPAVGTPARGEAYRWMFWCANTVQPAYRAWFYADEVAGGECIDGVRAMARQQLEAAWQHVATHLQGGGPYLLGDVPSVVDFMLVMLMRWSRNMPTPSDRWPALKAYADRLKARPAFAEVYRREGITDWR from the coding sequence ATGCGCACCACCTTGTATGGTTCCACCAGCACCGCATCGCTGGTGGTGCACTGGCTGCTGATCGAGCTGGGTATCGAGCACGAACTGATCCTGTTGGATTTCGACCAGCGCGAGCACAAGTCGGCCGACTATCTGGCACTGAATCCAGCCGGCAGAGTGCCGACCTTGCTGATCGACGGCCAGGTGCTGACCGAGGCGGCCGCGATCGCGCTGTATCTGGCAGACCGTCATCCGCAGGCAGGACTGTTGCCTGCCGTTGGCACGCCCGCGCGTGGCGAGGCCTATCGCTGGATGTTCTGGTGCGCCAACACCGTGCAGCCCGCTTATCGCGCCTGGTTCTACGCGGATGAGGTGGCGGGCGGCGAGTGCATCGACGGCGTGCGTGCGATGGCGCGACAGCAGCTGGAAGCGGCGTGGCAGCACGTTGCCACGCACCTGCAGGGCGGCGGTCCGTATCTGCTTGGCGATGTGCCCAGCGTGGTCGATTTCATGTTGGTGATGTTGATGCGCTGGTCACGCAACATGCCCACGCCCAGCGACCGCTGGCCGGCGTTGAAGGCCTATGCGGACCGCCTGAAGGCGCGCCCCGCGTTTGCCGAGGTCTATCGCCGCGAAGGCATCACCGACTGGCGGTAA
- the arsC gene encoding arsenate reductase (glutaredoxin) (This arsenate reductase requires both glutathione and glutaredoxin to convert arsenate to arsenite, after which the efflux transporter formed by ArsA and ArsB can extrude the arsenite from the cell, providing resistance.) — protein MDVTIWHNPACSNSRGALKLIRDAGFEPVVIEYLGSPPDVATLRQVLAESGLAATELVRSKEPEFAALELRGADDDALLAAMASHPRLINRPVVRTAKGTRLCRPPETVLEIL, from the coding sequence ATGGATGTCACGATCTGGCACAACCCCGCGTGCAGCAACTCGCGCGGGGCGCTGAAGCTGATCCGCGACGCGGGTTTCGAACCGGTGGTGATCGAGTACCTGGGCAGCCCGCCCGACGTGGCCACGCTGCGCCAGGTGCTGGCGGAATCCGGCCTGGCAGCGACCGAACTGGTGCGCAGCAAGGAACCCGAATTCGCCGCACTGGAACTTCGGGGAGCCGACGACGACGCCCTGCTGGCCGCCATGGCCAGCCACCCACGGCTGATCAACCGCCCGGTGGTACGCACCGCCAAGGGCACCCGCCTGTGCCGACCACCGGAAACGGTGCTGGAGATCCTGTAA
- a CDS encoding phospholipase A, which produces MTLSPLFPRLAPLALALASAPLAAQEFAPSAEASPAACAAITTDAARLACYDRQFGRTPQATAEADAAAEAAAQARREQRDTTRVSQGEEKLRERVSDLFRSEAPDSALANAGRGSLLDSRWELAEDSKLGPFQLRAYKPVYLLPAFWTSDRNTMPHSPNPANSVTTPQVLDSAELKFQISFKTKIAENLFGDNGDIWAGYTQSSRWQAYNGEDSRPFRETNYEPEVMMVFRNGYSIGGWRGRMTGIALNHQSNGRADPLSRSWNRVMLNVGLDRENWALVLRPWYRIPETRSDDNNPDIEDYMGRGDATLTWNHKGHEVSLMARHSLRTGDRSHGALQLDYGFPISNLLRGHVQIFDGYGESLIDYNHKATYVGVGVSLLEWF; this is translated from the coding sequence ATGACCCTCTCTCCGTTGTTCCCCCGCCTTGCACCGTTGGCGTTGGCCCTGGCCAGCGCGCCACTGGCGGCCCAGGAATTCGCGCCCAGCGCCGAGGCTTCGCCGGCTGCCTGTGCGGCCATCACGACCGATGCGGCACGTCTGGCCTGCTATGACCGCCAGTTCGGCCGCACGCCGCAGGCCACCGCCGAAGCTGATGCGGCCGCCGAAGCCGCCGCGCAGGCGCGCCGCGAGCAGCGCGACACCACGCGGGTAAGCCAGGGCGAGGAAAAACTGCGCGAGCGCGTCAGTGATCTGTTCCGTTCAGAAGCGCCGGACAGCGCCCTTGCCAATGCCGGCCGTGGTTCGCTGCTGGACAGCCGCTGGGAACTGGCCGAGGACTCCAAGCTGGGTCCGTTCCAGCTGCGTGCGTACAAGCCGGTGTACCTGCTGCCGGCCTTCTGGACCAGCGATCGCAACACCATGCCGCACTCGCCGAACCCGGCCAACAGCGTGACCACCCCGCAGGTGCTGGACAGCGCCGAGCTGAAGTTCCAGATCAGCTTCAAGACCAAGATCGCCGAGAACCTGTTCGGCGACAACGGCGACATCTGGGCGGGATATACCCAGAGCTCGCGCTGGCAGGCCTACAACGGCGAGGACTCGCGCCCGTTCCGCGAGACCAACTACGAGCCGGAAGTGATGATGGTGTTCCGCAACGGCTACTCGATCGGTGGCTGGCGCGGTCGGATGACCGGCATTGCGCTGAACCACCAGTCCAACGGTCGTGCCGACCCGCTGTCGCGCAGCTGGAACCGGGTGATGCTCAATGTCGGCCTGGACCGCGAGAACTGGGCACTGGTGCTGCGCCCCTGGTACCGCATTCCCGAGACCCGCAGCGACGACAACAATCCGGACATCGAGGACTACATGGGCCGCGGCGACGCAACCCTGACCTGGAACCACAAGGGTCACGAGGTCTCGTTGATGGCGCGTCATTCGCTGCGCACCGGTGACCGCTCGCACGGCGCCCTTCAGCTGGATTACGGCTTCCCGATCAGCAACCTGCTGCGCGGCCATGTGCAGATCTTCGACGGCTATGGCGAGAGCCTGATCGACTACAACCACAAGGCGACCTACGTCGGCGTGGGCGTGTCCCTGCTGGAATGGTTCTGA
- a CDS encoding DUF456 domain-containing protein, protein MDLSFILYLLAVIFVLIGIAGIVLPALPGIPLVFIGLVLAAWADGFVHVGWPTLLILGVLTALSLLVDVLATVVGAKRVGASRKALWGTFIGSIVGLFFMPIGLFAGPLLGALLGEYWHTRELGRSTKVGLATWLGILLGLALKLALVIAMLGLFAFAWFL, encoded by the coding sequence ATGGACCTCTCATTCATCTTGTATCTGCTAGCGGTCATTTTTGTCCTTATCGGCATCGCGGGCATCGTCCTGCCGGCCCTGCCAGGCATCCCGCTGGTGTTCATCGGGCTGGTGCTTGCTGCGTGGGCAGACGGCTTCGTCCATGTCGGCTGGCCCACCCTGCTGATCCTCGGCGTACTGACCGCGCTGTCACTGCTGGTCGACGTGCTGGCGACCGTGGTCGGTGCAAAGCGCGTGGGCGCCAGCCGCAAGGCACTCTGGGGCACCTTCATCGGCAGCATCGTCGGCCTGTTCTTCATGCCGATCGGATTGTTCGCCGGGCCCTTGCTCGGCGCGCTGCTGGGCGAGTACTGGCATACCCGCGAGCTCGGCCGCTCGACCAAGGTCGGGCTGGCCACGTGGCTGGGCATCCTGCTCGGCCTGGCACTGAAGCTGGCACTGGTGATCGCGATGCTGGGCCTGTTCGCCTTCGCCTGGTTCCTGTGA